One window from the genome of Hyphomonas neptunium ATCC 15444 encodes:
- a CDS encoding glycosyltransferase family 9 protein, with translation MSSARGNAASPVNPGAMAKEVLVIKLSALGDFVLALGAMRAVREFHPSARITLLTTPPYEEFAKTCPYFDVVETDGRPEGLKATNALLSRLRKARYDIIYDFQTSGRTRNYYSVLSRSGKAPLWSGHHEKAAYFHDNPARATMHSIDRLAEQLEVAGLAPQGRWLGKGGPFPDLGWVRPKLGDPPRLSPAYFGIQKPYMLLIPGASEHREAKRWPIENYAELAKRIADLGITPVVIGGKAESAIAQELMKREPRVKSLVTRTDLFQIVTLAETAVFVVGNDTGPMHMATIAGAPGIALFALTESNPDHSAPRGPKTVIVNSAPTLKELSVDDVWQSVRALGIAPG, from the coding sequence TTGTCGAGCGCGCGTGGAAACGCCGCCAGCCCGGTAAATCCGGGCGCCATGGCGAAAGAGGTGCTGGTTATCAAGCTCAGCGCGCTGGGGGATTTTGTCCTCGCGCTGGGGGCGATGCGCGCTGTGCGTGAGTTCCACCCCTCCGCCCGCATCACCCTTTTGACCACGCCGCCCTATGAGGAATTTGCCAAAACCTGCCCGTATTTCGACGTGGTGGAGACTGATGGCCGCCCGGAAGGGCTGAAAGCCACCAACGCGCTGCTCTCCCGTCTTCGGAAGGCCAGGTACGACATCATCTATGATTTCCAGACCAGCGGGCGCACCCGGAACTACTATTCAGTGCTCTCGCGCAGCGGTAAGGCGCCGCTCTGGTCGGGCCACCATGAGAAGGCGGCCTACTTCCACGACAATCCCGCCCGCGCCACCATGCACTCGATTGACCGGCTGGCAGAGCAGCTCGAAGTCGCGGGCCTCGCGCCGCAGGGGCGCTGGCTTGGCAAGGGCGGGCCATTTCCCGATCTCGGCTGGGTCCGTCCAAAGCTCGGCGACCCGCCGCGCCTCAGCCCGGCCTATTTCGGCATCCAGAAGCCCTACATGCTGCTGATCCCCGGCGCTTCGGAGCACCGCGAAGCCAAACGCTGGCCCATCGAGAATTATGCCGAGCTGGCCAAACGCATCGCCGATCTCGGCATCACGCCGGTGGTCATCGGCGGCAAGGCCGAAAGCGCCATCGCGCAGGAACTGATGAAGCGCGAGCCGCGCGTCAAAAGCCTCGTTACCCGGACAGACCTCTTCCAGATCGTGACGCTGGCGGAAACCGCCGTCTTCGTCGTCGGCAACGATACCGGGCCGATGCACATGGCCACGATAGCCGGCGCGCCCGGCATCGCCCTCTTCGCCCTCACCGAGAGCAACCCCGACCACTCCGCCCCCCGCGGCCCCAAAACCGTCATCGTCAACTCCGCCCCGACCCTCAAAGAGCTGTCAGTCGACGATGTCTGGCAATCCGTCCGCGCGCTGGGCATTGCGCCTGGCTGA
- a CDS encoding zinc-dependent metalloprotease: MKPAALLAALCLLLTGPALAQDKAEAPPSLEARIETLEARPGFLNLYVDPASGKVLAALPPPDADGVSVRFIYSTGLTAGLGSNPIGLDRGNASSGDILRFRKIGDKVVAEAENWKYRATSGRRDEERSVQQSFANAFLWSTGIEATGADGALLIDLSGFLTRDAADIASALKHGKDAGEYRLAADRSMPDPASALSFPDNAEIDAFLTFETSKPNAQTYATAADARAVTLVLHHSFVRLPDDAYTPRLFDQRTASIGMGFHDFSAPLGAPLVSRFSPRMRLERVNPAAASGPVKEPIVFYVDNGAPEEIRDALIEGAAWWAQGFEAAGFEEAYRVEVLPEGAHPLDVRYNVINWVHRQTRGWSYGGSVMDPRTGEILKANVILGSQRVRQDRMIFEGLAGAAKTGTGAADDPVEVSLARIRQLSAHEVGHTLGFAHNFAASTNDRASVMDYPAPYVRPASGGGLDFRNAYATGLGAWDVFTVKWLYGQFPEGGDNLPALNALVDEAYGAGLRFVSDDHARSKDTGHPFGAVWDNGADPIATLDEVMEVRRIALANFGPGALAQGRPMSELNAVIVPIYLYHRYQVEAAAKSLGGLNFRYQVRGEGEAPAVPVAPTEQRRALQALVKTLKPAALDLSDAALNYLTPGDVGYAGGGTIEELFPNRTGPVFDLAASAEIAAGLTLSAVLDPARANRLVAYAQRSPEALTLKDVIGTLEAAVFVEEKSPRLAALGQIVQTQFVAELISLSRNETASASVKAVTDGYLSGLQTRLAKTKSGQIGTYQDTSRALADMIGKHLAGDDLPASILRPAPPAPAGAPIGSMTGAMGQMEDCWHCPAE; this comes from the coding sequence ATGAAACCTGCTGCACTTCTCGCCGCCTTGTGCCTGCTGCTCACCGGCCCCGCCCTGGCGCAGGATAAGGCCGAAGCGCCGCCCTCGCTTGAGGCGCGCATCGAAACACTGGAAGCCCGGCCCGGATTTCTGAACCTCTATGTCGATCCTGCCAGCGGCAAGGTGCTCGCCGCCCTGCCCCCGCCAGACGCAGATGGCGTCTCGGTCCGCTTTATCTATTCCACCGGGCTGACGGCCGGGCTCGGCTCCAACCCTATTGGCCTGGACCGGGGCAACGCTTCTTCGGGCGACATCCTTCGCTTCCGCAAGATCGGGGACAAGGTCGTCGCCGAGGCGGAGAACTGGAAATACCGCGCCACATCGGGGCGGCGCGATGAGGAACGCTCCGTACAGCAGAGCTTTGCCAACGCCTTCCTCTGGTCCACAGGCATCGAGGCGACCGGCGCAGACGGCGCGCTGCTGATCGACCTGTCAGGCTTCCTGACGCGGGACGCAGCCGACATTGCCAGCGCGCTGAAGCATGGCAAGGACGCGGGCGAGTATCGCCTGGCCGCAGACCGCTCGATGCCCGACCCTGCCAGCGCCCTCTCCTTCCCCGACAATGCCGAGATTGACGCCTTCCTGACCTTCGAGACGTCCAAGCCGAATGCCCAGACCTATGCCACCGCCGCCGATGCGCGCGCGGTGACGCTGGTGCTGCACCATTCCTTCGTGCGCCTGCCCGATGACGCCTACACGCCGCGCCTGTTTGACCAGCGCACGGCCAGCATCGGCATGGGCTTCCATGACTTCTCCGCGCCGCTGGGCGCACCGCTCGTCTCGCGCTTCTCGCCGCGCATGCGGCTGGAGCGGGTGAACCCCGCCGCCGCCTCCGGCCCGGTAAAGGAACCGATCGTCTTCTATGTGGACAATGGCGCGCCGGAGGAAATCCGCGACGCGCTGATCGAAGGGGCCGCCTGGTGGGCGCAGGGCTTTGAAGCGGCGGGCTTTGAGGAGGCTTACCGGGTGGAGGTTCTCCCCGAAGGCGCCCACCCGCTCGACGTGCGCTACAACGTCATCAACTGGGTGCATCGCCAGACGCGCGGCTGGTCCTATGGCGGCAGCGTGATGGACCCGCGCACGGGCGAGATCCTGAAGGCCAATGTCATCCTCGGATCGCAGCGGGTGCGCCAGGACCGGATGATCTTTGAGGGGCTTGCGGGCGCCGCGAAGACCGGCACAGGCGCAGCCGATGATCCGGTGGAGGTGTCGCTGGCGCGCATTCGTCAGCTGTCCGCCCATGAGGTGGGCCACACCCTTGGGTTTGCACACAATTTTGCCGCCAGCACGAATGACCGGGCCTCGGTGATGGATTACCCGGCGCCCTATGTGCGCCCGGCCTCTGGCGGCGGGCTCGACTTTAGAAATGCTTATGCCACCGGCCTGGGCGCCTGGGACGTGTTTACGGTGAAATGGCTTTACGGCCAGTTCCCCGAAGGCGGGGATAACCTGCCCGCGCTCAACGCGCTGGTGGATGAAGCCTATGGGGCGGGCCTGCGCTTTGTTTCGGACGATCATGCCCGCAGCAAGGACACAGGACACCCCTTCGGCGCGGTCTGGGACAATGGCGCAGACCCGATTGCGACGCTTGATGAGGTGATGGAAGTCCGCCGGATAGCGCTGGCGAATTTTGGCCCCGGCGCGCTGGCGCAGGGGCGGCCAATGTCTGAGCTGAACGCTGTGATCGTGCCGATCTATCTTTACCATCGCTATCAGGTGGAGGCGGCCGCCAAGAGCCTCGGGGGACTGAACTTCCGGTATCAGGTGAGGGGAGAAGGCGAGGCGCCGGCCGTTCCGGTGGCTCCGACTGAGCAGCGCCGGGCGCTGCAAGCCCTTGTAAAGACACTGAAACCTGCTGCGCTTGACCTTTCCGACGCGGCGCTGAACTACCTGACGCCGGGCGATGTCGGCTATGCGGGCGGCGGCACGATCGAAGAGCTGTTTCCCAACCGGACGGGGCCGGTGTTCGATCTGGCCGCTTCTGCAGAGATTGCTGCAGGTTTGACGCTTTCGGCGGTGCTCGATCCGGCGCGCGCGAACCGGCTGGTGGCGTATGCGCAGCGCAGCCCGGAGGCCCTGACACTGAAGGATGTGATCGGTACACTGGAAGCGGCTGTTTTTGTTGAAGAAAAAAGCCCGCGGCTGGCCGCGCTCGGCCAGATTGTCCAGACGCAGTTTGTGGCTGAGCTGATTTCCCTGTCCCGCAACGAGACCGCGTCAGCCTCCGTCAAAGCCGTGACAGATGGCTACCTTTCCGGGCTACAAACGCGCCTTGCGAAGACAAAATCAGGACAAATCGGGACATATCAGGACACTTCGCGCGCCCTGGCGGACATGATCGGCAAACATCTGGCGGGCGACGACCTGCCCGCCTCTATCCTGCGCCCCGCGCCCCCTGCCCCCGCCGGCGCGCCCATCGGAAGCATGACCGGCGCGATGGGGCAGATGGAAGACTGCTGGCACTGCCCGGCGGAGTAG
- the infC gene encoding translation initiation factor IF-3: MARRPEADAPPKKQAGPRINEEIRAAKVLLIDENGEKQGVMPLAAALDAAREASMDLVEVSAGQETPVVKILDYGKLRFEERKKKAAARKKQKSSELKEIKIRPNIDTHDYEVKARAIARFFEEGDKVKITLRFRGREMAHQHLGMELLEKVKKDFEETAKVELEPKLEGKQMTMVLAPR, translated from the coding sequence ATAGCTCGCAGACCTGAAGCCGATGCGCCGCCCAAGAAACAGGCTGGCCCCCGCATCAATGAAGAAATCCGCGCCGCCAAGGTGCTGCTGATTGACGAGAATGGCGAGAAGCAGGGTGTGATGCCCCTGGCCGCCGCGCTTGACGCGGCTCGAGAAGCATCGATGGACCTTGTTGAGGTCTCTGCCGGTCAGGAAACCCCGGTCGTCAAGATTCTCGATTACGGCAAGTTGCGCTTTGAAGAGCGCAAGAAGAAGGCTGCTGCCCGTAAGAAGCAGAAGTCTTCGGAGCTGAAAGAGATCAAGATCCGCCCCAATATCGACACCCACGACTATGAAGTGAAGGCGCGGGCGATCGCGCGTTTCTTTGAAGAGGGCGACAAGGTGAAGATCACCCTGCGCTTCCGTGGCCGTGAGATGGCGCACCAGCATCTGGGCATGGAACTGCTCGAGAAGGTGAAAAAGGATTTCGAGGAGACCGCAAAGGTCGAACTCGAACCCAAGCTCGAAGGCAAGCAGATGACCATGGTGCTCGCCCCGCGCTGA
- a CDS encoding sensor histidine kinase has translation MQTIQLDRSIWSEKHLRFAIEGAGVALWAWNVDTDELILDECAYDMWGVPRDTPVRFEDLSAHIHPADRDRVRAAFAASRAAIGQYEIDFRILIGDEVRWVSARGQGEDDGMVERTMFGIFLNVTGRKQAEESNELLAGEMSHRVKNLLAIASGLTSITSRSASSTEDMAKQLTNRLTALGRAHDLVRPLPGHAKTDALLGDLLSVLLAPYDDLGAFSGRIRVSVPRMGVGAASATTLSLVIHELATNSLKYGALSCDTGTLDVSSTSHDDEVVVVWTERGGPPVKTPTGQGGFGSKLINRTMSMQLGGTLSCDWAEEGVIVTLKMNKESLER, from the coding sequence ATGCAAACCATCCAGTTAGATCGGTCGATCTGGAGCGAAAAACATCTGCGCTTTGCCATTGAAGGCGCCGGGGTTGCGTTGTGGGCGTGGAATGTCGATACGGACGAACTCATCCTTGATGAGTGTGCCTACGACATGTGGGGTGTCCCCCGTGATACGCCGGTTAGGTTCGAGGATCTGTCGGCCCATATCCATCCTGCCGACCGCGACCGGGTTCGGGCTGCCTTCGCTGCCAGCCGGGCCGCTATCGGGCAGTATGAAATCGATTTCCGCATTCTGATCGGCGATGAGGTCCGCTGGGTCTCTGCGCGCGGTCAGGGCGAAGATGACGGCATGGTTGAGCGGACGATGTTCGGCATCTTCCTGAACGTCACCGGCCGCAAACAGGCTGAGGAAAGCAATGAGTTGCTTGCCGGCGAGATGAGCCACCGGGTCAAAAACCTTCTGGCCATTGCGTCTGGCCTCACATCCATCACATCCAGGTCCGCCTCTTCCACCGAAGACATGGCCAAGCAGCTGACTAACCGTCTTACGGCGCTGGGGCGCGCGCATGACCTGGTGCGCCCGCTACCCGGCCACGCCAAGACCGATGCGCTGCTGGGCGACCTCCTGTCCGTATTGCTGGCGCCTTACGATGACCTTGGCGCGTTCAGCGGGCGTATCCGTGTCTCCGTTCCGCGCATGGGCGTGGGCGCCGCGTCCGCGACCACGCTTTCGCTGGTTATCCATGAGCTGGCGACTAATTCGCTCAAATATGGCGCGCTCTCCTGCGATACCGGCACACTCGACGTGTCCTCGACCAGCCATGACGATGAAGTCGTCGTAGTCTGGACCGAAAGGGGTGGCCCGCCCGTCAAGACGCCCACAGGGCAGGGCGGTTTTGGCAGCAAGCTCATCAACCGGACCATGTCGATGCAGCTGGGCGGCACCCTCAGCTGCGACTGGGCTGAGGAGGGGGTCATTGTGACCCTGAAAATGAATAAGGAGAGCCTGGAGCGCTGA
- the rpmI gene encoding 50S ribosomal protein L35 yields the protein MPKMKTKKAAAKRFKITATGKLKHGVAGKRHRLMSHNAKYIRQNRGTSVGAKADEARVKKYLPYGL from the coding sequence ATGCCGAAGATGAAGACCAAGAAGGCCGCTGCAAAGCGCTTCAAAATCACAGCAACGGGCAAGCTCAAGCACGGCGTCGCTGGCAAGCGTCACCGCCTGATGAGCCACAACGCGAAATACATCCGCCAGAACCGCGGCACGTCCGTCGGCGCCAAGGCAGATGAAGCCCGCGTGAAAAAGTATCTGCCCTACGGCCTCTGA
- the rplT gene encoding 50S ribosomal protein L20, with translation MPRSRAKVPAHARHKKIIKQAKGFRGRRKNTFSNAAAAVWKAGEYAYVGRKVKKRSFRSLWIQRINAAVRIHDENLNYSTFINGLTKAGIEVDRKVMADLAVREPEAFGALVAQAKAALA, from the coding sequence ATGCCCCGTTCCCGCGCCAAAGTTCCCGCCCACGCTCGCCACAAGAAGATCATCAAGCAGGCCAAGGGCTTCCGTGGCCGCCGCAAGAATACTTTCTCCAACGCCGCGGCTGCCGTCTGGAAAGCCGGCGAGTATGCGTATGTTGGCCGCAAGGTTAAGAAGCGCTCGTTCCGTTCGCTCTGGATTCAGCGCATCAATGCTGCTGTTCGTATCCATGATGAGAACCTGAACTATTCCACCTTCATCAACGGCCTGACCAAAGCCGGCATCGAAGTTGACCGTAAAGTGATGGCCGATCTCGCTGTGCGCGAGCCGGAAGCTTTCGGCGCGCTCGTCGCCCAGGCCAAAGCAGCGCTCGCTTAA
- the pheS gene encoding phenylalanine--tRNA ligase subunit alpha — MSDITAIEQEALAAIAAAADLAALDAVRVAELGKKGRVSALMGALGKMSPDERKAQGPQLNALKTRVDDAIRLRKDVLENAALEARLVTERVDLTLPPAAGPGEGALHPVMQVFEEIAAIFGDMGFTVAEGPDIEDDWHNFTALNFPIGHPARETHDTFFMKALEGDTPKVLRTHTSPVQVRTMMEEKPPIRILVPGRVYRNDWDATHTPMFHQVEGLVIEKGIHMGHLKGCLIDFVKAFFEVDNVESRFRPHFFPFTEPSAEMDVKYSRNGDAIEIGAGDRWMEILGCGMVHPNVLRNCGIDPAVHQGFAFGMGVDRLAMLKYGMPDLRPYFEADPQWSRHYGFSPWLTPSVSGGLS; from the coding sequence GTGTCCGACATAACCGCGATCGAACAAGAAGCGCTTGCCGCTATCGCTGCTGCCGCCGATCTTGCCGCGCTCGACGCCGTGCGCGTTGCCGAGCTTGGCAAGAAGGGGCGCGTGTCCGCCCTGATGGGCGCGCTCGGCAAGATGAGCCCGGACGAGCGCAAGGCGCAGGGGCCTCAGCTCAACGCCCTGAAGACCCGTGTGGACGATGCGATCCGCCTGCGTAAAGACGTGCTGGAGAATGCGGCGCTCGAGGCGCGCCTCGTGACCGAGCGCGTGGACCTGACGCTGCCGCCCGCTGCCGGCCCCGGCGAAGGCGCGCTCCACCCGGTCATGCAGGTGTTCGAGGAAATCGCCGCCATCTTCGGCGACATGGGGTTCACCGTGGCCGAAGGGCCGGACATCGAAGACGACTGGCACAATTTCACGGCGCTGAACTTCCCCATCGGTCACCCGGCGCGGGAAACCCACGACACCTTCTTCATGAAAGCGCTGGAAGGCGACACGCCCAAAGTGCTCCGCACCCATACCAGCCCGGTGCAGGTGCGCACGATGATGGAAGAAAAGCCGCCGATCCGCATTCTCGTGCCCGGCCGCGTCTACCGGAATGATTGGGACGCGACCCATACGCCGATGTTCCATCAGGTCGAAGGGCTCGTCATCGAGAAGGGCATCCATATGGGCCACCTGAAAGGCTGCCTCATTGATTTCGTGAAAGCGTTCTTCGAGGTGGACAATGTGGAATCCCGCTTCCGGCCGCATTTCTTTCCGTTCACGGAACCTTCGGCCGAGATGGATGTGAAATATTCCCGCAATGGCGACGCCATCGAGATCGGCGCGGGCGACCGCTGGATGGAAATCCTCGGCTGCGGCATGGTGCATCCCAATGTGCTGCGCAATTGCGGCATCGATCCGGCCGTGCATCAGGGCTTTGCCTTCGGCATGGGGGTCGATCGCCTCGCCATGCTGAAATACGGCATGCCGGACCTGCGCCCCTATTTCGAGGCAGACCCGCAATGGTCGCGCCATTACGGCTTCTCACCCTGGCTCACGCCGTCCGTTAGCGGAGGGTTGTCGTGA
- a CDS encoding ASCH domain-containing protein, with product MTLSQEWADLKQFRFGDSPELADRLASLVVAGVKKATCSAVANGFEAALGEQQVVLSGEGRPVAVIETLSLDVLPFEKVTPAQAAQEGEGDLSYPYWRDAHEAYFQREGTYAPDMDVIFETFRLVAILDDDFAEGAEGEVKAERAEAHAAGYTALGADT from the coding sequence GTGACCCTGTCTCAGGAATGGGCAGATCTGAAGCAGTTTCGCTTCGGTGATAGTCCTGAATTGGCAGACCGTCTGGCCTCTCTTGTTGTGGCCGGCGTCAAGAAAGCTACCTGTTCGGCCGTGGCAAACGGGTTCGAGGCAGCTCTGGGCGAGCAGCAGGTTGTGCTCAGCGGCGAGGGACGCCCTGTCGCGGTCATCGAAACGCTGTCCCTGGATGTGCTGCCTTTTGAGAAAGTGACGCCGGCGCAGGCAGCGCAGGAGGGCGAGGGGGATCTCAGCTATCCCTACTGGCGAGATGCGCATGAAGCCTATTTCCAGCGCGAGGGCACCTACGCGCCGGATATGGACGTCATCTTTGAAACATTTCGCCTTGTCGCCATTCTCGATGACGACTTCGCCGAAGGGGCGGAAGGCGAAGTCAAAGCCGAGCGCGCAGAGGCGCATGCGGCAGGTTACACGGCTCTTGGAGCGGATACATGA
- the pheT gene encoding phenylalanine--tRNA ligase subunit beta, with the protein MKFSLSWLNDHLVTKASLQDILDLMLKAGLEVEEVTDPREKLAPFTVCKVIEAKPHPDADKLRVCTVETIDGVKQIVCGAPNARTGMTAIYAPLGTFIPGLDFALDKKPRAIRGIESHGMMCSSRELEVGEDHDGILDLDDSLKVGTPAAEALGQTDPVIDFEVTPNRPDWLGVQGIARDLAAAGAGRFLRNDPKKVNGSYDCPIDIKLEATEACPMFAGALIRGVTNGPSPDWMQARLKAAGLQPKSLLVDVTNYISLDRARPLHVYDAARLSGAVVARLGRKGETLEALDGKTYPITEDMCVIADNSGAIGLGGVMGGVSTAVSAETVDVFIESAWFDPLRTARTGRATGIHSDARYRFERGVDPHSSIDGLNFAIALILEYGGGQVSKAKVAGSIPARMQKVTFYPVDVERLTGLIVKPAEMKRILKDLEFDIEDAGDAWYLLPPSHRFDMEQSADIVEEIARLIGFDQLPTTSLPLPEGGRRVITTPRQARVAISRRVMAARGFLEAVTWSFMAREHADLFGKTEDVLAVANPVASELNYMRPSALGNLAQAAQRARNRGERTIRLFEAGPIYLGDGPKDQRTVIAGLVLPAAERHWQGRAAPYDAYAAKADLFALLAALGQPGERFQVAAPTQPHWHPGQAASLKLGPKMTVANFGALHPGVLKTLDVEGPVYAFELNLNALPVMKVKSTKTKPVLERAELTPIRRDLAFVVDAGVAAGDVVRHAQSAEKQLIAAIDVFDVYQGQGVGEGKKSVAIEITLQPKEALKDEQIQQVIERIVASVAKGTGGVLRG; encoded by the coding sequence ATGAAATTCTCCCTTTCCTGGCTGAACGATCACCTTGTTACCAAGGCATCGCTTCAGGACATTCTCGATCTGATGCTCAAGGCCGGCCTTGAGGTTGAAGAGGTGACTGACCCGCGCGAGAAACTTGCGCCGTTCACCGTCTGCAAGGTGATTGAGGCCAAGCCCCATCCGGATGCGGACAAATTGCGCGTCTGCACGGTAGAAACCATTGACGGCGTCAAGCAGATCGTCTGCGGCGCCCCCAATGCGCGCACCGGCATGACCGCGATCTATGCCCCGCTCGGCACCTTCATTCCGGGGCTCGATTTCGCGCTCGACAAGAAGCCCCGCGCCATTCGCGGGATTGAGAGCCATGGCATGATGTGCTCCTCGCGCGAGCTTGAGGTGGGTGAGGACCATGACGGCATTCTCGATCTTGATGACAGCCTGAAGGTCGGCACGCCCGCCGCCGAGGCACTTGGCCAGACCGACCCCGTGATCGACTTTGAAGTGACGCCTAACCGGCCCGACTGGCTGGGCGTGCAGGGTATTGCGCGCGACCTCGCTGCGGCCGGGGCAGGGCGTTTCCTGCGTAACGATCCCAAGAAGGTCAATGGCAGCTATGACTGCCCCATCGACATCAAGCTTGAGGCCACAGAGGCCTGTCCGATGTTTGCCGGGGCGCTGATCCGCGGCGTCACCAATGGTCCGTCACCGGACTGGATGCAGGCGCGCCTCAAGGCAGCCGGTCTCCAGCCCAAATCGCTGCTCGTTGATGTGACGAACTATATCTCTCTTGACCGCGCGCGCCCGCTGCACGTGTATGATGCAGCCAGGCTCTCCGGCGCCGTGGTTGCCCGGCTCGGCAGGAAGGGCGAGACGCTCGAGGCGCTCGATGGGAAGACCTATCCGATCACGGAAGACATGTGCGTCATCGCCGACAATTCCGGCGCGATCGGTCTGGGCGGCGTCATGGGCGGCGTTTCGACAGCTGTTTCGGCGGAGACCGTGGACGTCTTCATTGAATCTGCCTGGTTCGATCCGTTGCGCACCGCGCGCACGGGCCGCGCCACGGGCATCCATTCGGACGCCCGCTACCGGTTCGAGCGCGGCGTTGATCCGCACAGCTCAATCGATGGCCTCAACTTCGCGATTGCGCTGATCCTGGAATATGGCGGCGGTCAGGTCTCGAAGGCAAAGGTCGCCGGATCTATCCCGGCGCGAATGCAGAAGGTCACCTTCTACCCCGTTGATGTCGAGCGCCTCACGGGCCTCATCGTCAAGCCGGCGGAAATGAAGCGCATCCTCAAGGATCTCGAATTCGACATCGAGGATGCAGGTGATGCCTGGTATCTCCTGCCCCCCTCGCACCGGTTCGACATGGAACAGTCGGCTGACATCGTAGAAGAAATTGCCCGCCTGATCGGCTTTGACCAGTTGCCGACCACCTCCCTGCCGCTGCCTGAAGGCGGGCGCCGGGTGATCACGACGCCGCGTCAGGCGCGAGTGGCCATCTCGCGCCGTGTCATGGCGGCGCGCGGTTTCCTTGAAGCGGTCACCTGGAGCTTCATGGCGCGGGAACATGCCGACCTGTTCGGCAAGACCGAGGATGTGCTCGCCGTGGCAAACCCTGTCGCCAGCGAGTTGAACTACATGCGCCCCTCGGCATTGGGCAACCTTGCCCAGGCGGCCCAGCGCGCGCGCAATCGCGGTGAGCGCACCATCCGCCTCTTTGAAGCTGGCCCCATCTATCTCGGCGATGGCCCCAAAGATCAGCGTACTGTGATTGCCGGTCTCGTTCTGCCTGCGGCTGAGCGCCACTGGCAGGGCCGCGCTGCGCCTTATGACGCCTATGCCGCCAAGGCCGATCTCTTCGCGCTGCTTGCTGCGCTCGGCCAGCCGGGCGAGCGTTTCCAGGTCGCGGCGCCAACCCAGCCCCACTGGCATCCCGGCCAGGCCGCCAGCCTCAAGCTCGGCCCGAAGATGACCGTTGCCAATTTCGGCGCGCTGCATCCCGGCGTGCTCAAGACGCTGGATGTTGAGGGCCCGGTCTATGCGTTCGAGTTGAACCTCAACGCCCTGCCGGTGATGAAGGTGAAATCCACCAAGACCAAACCGGTTCTGGAACGTGCTGAGCTGACACCGATCCGCCGCGACCTCGCTTTTGTGGTCGATGCGGGCGTGGCCGCCGGAGATGTCGTCCGTCATGCTCAGTCTGCCGAGAAGCAGCTCATCGCAGCAATCGACGTGTTCGATGTGTATCAGGGCCAGGGCGTCGGCGAGGGGAAGAAGTCGGTGGCGATCGAAATCACGCTCCAGCCAAAAGAGGCCCTTAAGGACGAGCAGATCCAACAGGTAATCGAGCGTATCGTCGCTTCGGTCGCCAAGGGAACCGGCGGTGTGCTAAGAGGCTAA
- a CDS encoding potassium channel family protein: protein MGLKRRLYDALAPEARRSGLSMTNAAIVGLVILSFLFLALETEPTLQAVPAWQKTFHIFNVGVVIIFALEYAARVWCAGIDPDYRGLRGRLRYITKFYSIADLLAFLPELLLMMLGSGSTLLVLRVLRLARLIKIARFIPAFEALGAAVRRASSLLLTSLALAVTLVYVAAVLLYFVEGVGGVQQEAFASIPRAIWWSVATLTTVGYGDVYPVTPLGRFCAGLIAIAGIGVVALPAGVFASAFSDELRERELSSLRSELEQTKADTAEETLDE, encoded by the coding sequence ATGGGACTGAAACGGCGGCTTTATGATGCGTTAGCGCCAGAGGCGCGCCGGTCTGGTCTCTCGATGACGAATGCGGCAATCGTCGGTCTCGTCATTCTCAGCTTTCTCTTCCTGGCGCTGGAAACCGAGCCGACGCTGCAGGCGGTTCCGGCCTGGCAGAAAACCTTCCATATTTTCAATGTCGGGGTCGTGATCATCTTCGCGCTGGAATATGCCGCGCGGGTGTGGTGCGCCGGTATTGATCCTGATTATCGCGGACTGCGCGGGCGCCTGCGTTACATAACGAAGTTCTATTCGATTGCAGACCTTCTGGCTTTCCTGCCGGAGCTTCTCCTGATGATGCTTGGTTCGGGATCAACGCTTCTGGTCCTGCGCGTCTTGCGTCTGGCGCGCCTGATAAAGATTGCCCGCTTCATTCCGGCCTTTGAGGCGCTGGGCGCAGCGGTGCGGCGGGCCAGCTCGCTGCTCCTGACATCGCTCGCCCTGGCAGTGACGCTGGTTTATGTCGCGGCGGTGCTTCTGTATTTCGTTGAAGGTGTGGGCGGCGTCCAGCAGGAAGCCTTTGCGTCCATTCCGCGCGCCATATGGTGGTCTGTGGCCACACTGACGACAGTGGGGTATGGCGATGTCTACCCGGTCACCCCGCTGGGCCGGTTTTGTGCTGGTCTCATCGCGATTGCCGGCATCGGCGTTGTGGCGCTGCCGGCGGGCGTGTTCGCCAGCGCCTTCTCCGACGAGCTGCGGGAGCGCGAGCTTTCCAGCCTGCGGAGCGAACTGGAACAGACGAAGGCGGATACCGCTGAGGAGACGTTGGATGAATAA